The Fibrobacter sp. genome contains the following window.
CAGGATGGTGGAAGGGGGATCGTTTGGTCCCGGCCCACTCATAGTAATGAACCATATAGAAGTCCAGCGTTCCATCCGGATCACCGCCAACACTTACAAGCGCAGAATCTGTGTAGTAGTTGTGGTCTCCCTCGATGGTATTTGACCCTGCGATAAAGGCCCAGCATCCGTTGCTTACCGGCACTCCCGGAACTGCCCGGTGAATAGCCCCGGTCACCTGGTTTACTGTTTTCTGCACATCGGTGATCTCGATTCCTGAGGCCATACTTCCCCAGTCACCCGCAATCGACTTCACCATCCCCTCCGGTTCATTGAAAATCTCCCAGCATAGAATTGCAGGATGGTGTCCGATAGCCCTCACCAGTGGAACCACAGCATTGTCAATAAATGCCTTGCGTCCCTCATCGGTCTGCAGGATCATCTTGTTTGCCTCTATATCGACACCAGTCTTTCCAGTTTTCATCATGTCAAAAGACAGCAGACACAGATCGATGCTTACACCGCGGGAGTACCCCATGTCCAGCACCTTTCTGATATTAGCCACTGTAGATTCACCAAGTCCTGTAGTAAGCTTTGTAACCGGATCTATGAGAGGATCATTTGAACAGTCTGTAAACAGCCACCATCGTACCGCATTTCCCCCTGAATCCGCCACACCCTGAATCATTTCCTCAAACCAGAGCGAATCAAGAGGATACTTGCCCACATCGCCTCCGAAATTTTTCCAGGCAGCGTTGATTCCAGACACGAATATCTTCTGTTCATAGGACATTGTTACCCGGTCAAGCGGGCCGGCACTGGTGATCATCACACAGAAAACCACTGTTGCTGATACGGTTATCCAGTTTTTCATGTTTTACCTGTTTGTCAGTGTTTATCGGGTATCGATAATATCATACCGGTACAATGTCATTGGTTTCGATACCGATTCCGACCCCGATTGGGAAAATGCACCTACTACTAAAATATAAATGGCCGCTGAAACTATATTTCTCTATTCCATTCCGGAGTGAATATATGAGAATAATGCCTCTTCAGAATTATCTGCCGACTCTCAAAGGGATCCTATACAATTCCATAATACGGGAACCGGTTTATCCTTTTTACGCATCTTTCAAGCTGACATCACGCTGTCATTTCGGCTGTCCATTCTGCAACGTAAAAAAAGATCCTGTGAAGGATCTCTCCACTGAGGAGGTCAAGGCTATCCTCAAAAACCTCTCCTGTTCACCGGTACTGATGGTAAGCTTTGAGGGTGGTGAGCCTTTGCTTCGGGAAGATATCGGGGAGCTGCTCCGGTTTGCCCGAAGCTGCAGGTTTTATCTCCTGTTTACTACAAGTGTAAAAAATCTCACATCGTATCCTCTGGATGAGTATGCAAAGTATATAGATTTCCTTCATGTCTCGATCGATGAGGGGCACGACAACCTGGAAATGTTCAAACTTCTGCCTGAACTCTCCAGGCTTCCCCTCCAGGTATCGGTACAGACAGTTGTAACCAGAGATACAGTGGAGTCACTGGATGAAAAAGTGAGACTCTGTCATGAGCAGGGTGCAAACATAGTAGTAATCCCTGCGGCACACATGGATAAAACAGAAAACTACTTTCCTGATCTTGATCTGCTGGAAAAAAAGCTGCTTTATCTAAGAAAGATCTATCCTGCCACGATTCATACACCTCAAGGCTATTTCAGCGCTTACAGAAAGCAAAAATGCTCTACAGCATCAGTAATAATTTCACCTGACGGATTCCTGTATTATCCCTGCCATATCCTCGGCAAAAAAGGACCGGACCTGAAAACTGTGGATCTCTGCGAATGGCTTCGTTCAGAGGAGGCAAAGCAGGCAAGACAGGTGATGCGTGAGTGCGAAAGAAATTGCGGATGGTATCAGTACTACTCAATTGACTCTTACACTTCGGTGTCGTCGGTTATCGATGCGCTGCGGCCAGTGCTGTCCAAAAAGAGGACCACTGATTAATATGACTTAAGATGTGATTACTTTGATTTGAATTACGGAAGAAGGTTTAGATACCGATTCCGAGTTGAAGAGAGATGTAAGCCCTGCTCTTTATTCCTTCAAAATGGAGAGAATGCCGGTGAGTTCTTTTCTGATTTCATCGATATACTCTTTCTGGTTTTCAGCCGCATTTTGAGAGGAGGGCTGGGATGGTTTTTCCTCAGGAATATCCAGAGCCAGTTGAAGATCGGGTTTCATCTGCCCGGTCTCGGGAATTTCCTTTATCTCAGAGAGCTTTTTCTTGGCTCCGGGGATGGTAAATTTTTCTTCGTAAAGCAGAAATTTGATATAGTTTACTAAATCTATATCTTTCTGCCTGTACGCTCTGTTACCCGCGCGATTCTTTTTTGGACGCAATTGGGAAAACTCACTCTCCCAGTACCGCAGAACATGCGGTTCGAGGCCGGTCAGACTGCAGACTTCACTGATTGAATAGTATGCCTTTTTGATATTGACCATAAAATACCTCTTAAGAGTAACCGGTTATATTTACCACCATTCAGGCTTGGATTCCCGCAGCATCAGATCCCGCACTGCAAGCCTGGCACTTTTATTCTCGAAAAGTGTCTTGTATACTTCCTGAGTAATTGGCATCTCAATATCGAGTTTTCTGGACAGATCATACACAGATTTTGTAGTCTGAACTCCTTCGGCGACCATGGTCATATTGTCAAGAGCCTGCTGGAGATTGAGACCGGATGCTATAAGCTCACCCATTTTTCTGTTCCGGCTGTGTTTACTTATACAAGTCGTTATCAGATCTCCGATACCTGCCAGTCCGGAAAAGGTAGAACTCTGTGCTCCCATCTTTTCCCCCAGCCTCATCATCTCCGCTATACCTCTTGTCAGAAGCGCACCCTTTGTATTGTCCCCGAGCCCGAGTCCATCACAGATTCCTGCTGCCAGAGCGATTACATTCTTCACACTTCCAGCCAGTTCCACTCCCCGCATATCGGAATTTGTGTAGATACGAAAAACCTCTGTTGAAAAGGCTTCCTGGATGATTTCAGCAAGTTTCAAATTGTCAGATGCAGCCACCACAGTGGTGGGAATATCTCTTGAGACCTCTTCAGCATGAGAAGGTCCGGAGAGCGCTGCCAGCTTATCAGTTGACAACCCGGGGATTTCATCCATTATTACATCTGTCATAAGCTTCAGAGTGTCATTTTCTATCCCCTTGGACACCACAACCCATCCCTGTATCATATTAACACAAGCTTTTTCAACCGATTTTGATACACACTTCATCGTTGAACGCATAGTCTGTGACGGAACCGCACAAACCATATAATCCGAAAGCTGGATCGCCGGCCGGATATCGTTTACAATATCAATAGATTCCGGAATATGTATTCCAGGAAGCTTCACAGAATGCTCTCTTTTATCTCTGAGCATTTCAGCATCAGAGGGATTGAACTCCCACATCACAATCTGATGACCACGTCTATGCAGGAGAACCGACAAGGCGATAGCCCAGCTCCCCGCACCAAGAATGCCTATTTTCACACTTCCTCCCGGGTTTCGGTCTGCCCTGCACTGCCCCGATGTTTCGCCTTGGCTATGGGACGGAACTCCAGTATCAAGGGGCAACCTTCAAAATTATATGTTTCGTAGATCTTGTTGGACAAATAACGGATATATGCCGGAGAAATCTGCTTTGGATTGGTGACAAAAAATTTAAAGAGTGGATAAGGCGCATCTACCTGCTTTGCACCGAGAAATCTTACCGGATTTTCGGGAATTGCAGGATGAGGGTGGGATCTGACCCAACTGAAAACTCTATTCTCGAATTCTGCAGATGGAACCCTGGTTTTAAGCCGCTCTTTTATCTCCAAAGCAGTGTCGATTACTGCTGTAACTCTCTGACCAGTAAGAGCCGAGATAGAAACCATAGGTATGTAACGCAGTTCCATAAACTCTTCGCGTGTGGCTGCGACCAGTTGATCAAAAGTCTTATGGTCCTTCTCCACAGTATCCCATTTGTTCCAGGCCAGAAGCATCCCTTTACGCATCTCCTGGATCTTTTTGACAATCCGAAGATCCTGTACGCCGATCTTGTTTTTTACATCCACGACAAGAACACAGATGTCACAACGTTCGATACTCTGAATTGCCCTGAGATTGGAATAGTATTCCATGTCCTCCCTGACATGAGAGCGCTTGCGCAGCCCCGCAGTATCTATCAGCACGATTCTCTTGTCTTTGTAAAGCATCTCGGTGTCAATTGCATCCCTGGTTGTTCCTGGTTCATGATGCACTATCATTCTGTTTTTTCCAAGAAGCTTGTTTACCAGTGATGATTTTCCGGCATTGGGACGTCCCACTATGGCCAGTTTCAACACAGGCTCCAGGGATTGCTCAGGAGGAACAAGGGATCCGCTTATGCGTTCGATTACAACATCAAGAAGATCCGCTACACCCAGGCCGTGAAGCGCGGAAACCGGGTAGATGCTGTCTATGCCAAGAGCACGGTAGGTGTTAATCTCATATTCGACCTTCCTGGAATCCGCTTTGTTTACAACAAGGATAGTCTTTTCAGACGCAGCCTTCCTTAACTGCTTCGCAATCAGCATGTCAAGGTCGGTAATGCCGCTTTTAGCATCAATCAGAAACAGGACCAGATCCGATTCCTTTACAGCAATATGCACCTGCTCGTGAATCGCTTCCGCCATCTTTTCACGGCTGCTCGGCAGCATTCCTCCGGTATCGATGAGAATGAACTCGTGTCCGTTCCAGTTGGCTGTGAAATAGTGCCGATCCCGTGTGACACCGGCAACATCATCAACAACTGCAACTCTCTTCCCGATTATTCTGTTAAACAGGCTCGATTTGCCCACATTTGGCCTGCCGATAACCGATACAACCGGTTTTTTATTCCCCAAACCACCTCCCGGATAAGCAGTACCAAAAGTTACCTTATTTTTAATGCGTTGTCAATAATAAACTTACAAG
Protein-coding sequences here:
- a CDS encoding NAD(P)-dependent glycerol-3-phosphate dehydrogenase; the protein is MKIGILGAGSWAIALSVLLHRRGHQIVMWEFNPSDAEMLRDKREHSVKLPGIHIPESIDIVNDIRPAIQLSDYMVCAVPSQTMRSTMKCVSKSVEKACVNMIQGWVVVSKGIENDTLKLMTDVIMDEIPGLSTDKLAALSGPSHAEEVSRDIPTTVVAASDNLKLAEIIQEAFSTEVFRIYTNSDMRGVELAGSVKNVIALAAGICDGLGLGDNTKGALLTRGIAEMMRLGEKMGAQSSTFSGLAGIGDLITTCISKHSRNRKMGELIASGLNLQQALDNMTMVAEGVQTTKSVYDLSRKLDIEMPITQEVYKTLFENKSARLAVRDLMLRESKPEWW
- a CDS encoding radical SAM protein yields the protein MRIMPLQNYLPTLKGILYNSIIREPVYPFYASFKLTSRCHFGCPFCNVKKDPVKDLSTEEVKAILKNLSCSPVLMVSFEGGEPLLREDIGELLRFARSCRFYLLFTTSVKNLTSYPLDEYAKYIDFLHVSIDEGHDNLEMFKLLPELSRLPLQVSVQTVVTRDTVESLDEKVRLCHEQGANIVVIPAAHMDKTENYFPDLDLLEKKLLYLRKIYPATIHTPQGYFSAYRKQKCSTASVIISPDGFLYYPCHILGKKGPDLKTVDLCEWLRSEEAKQARQVMRECERNCGWYQYYSIDSYTSVSSVIDALRPVLSKKRTTD
- a CDS encoding MerR family transcriptional regulator, which produces MVNIKKAYYSISEVCSLTGLEPHVLRYWESEFSQLRPKKNRAGNRAYRQKDIDLVNYIKFLLYEEKFTIPGAKKKLSEIKEIPETGQMKPDLQLALDIPEEKPSQPSSQNAAENQKEYIDEIRKELTGILSILKE
- the der gene encoding ribosome biogenesis GTPase Der, yielding MGNKKPVVSVIGRPNVGKSSLFNRIIGKRVAVVDDVAGVTRDRHYFTANWNGHEFILIDTGGMLPSSREKMAEAIHEQVHIAVKESDLVLFLIDAKSGITDLDMLIAKQLRKAASEKTILVVNKADSRKVEYEINTYRALGIDSIYPVSALHGLGVADLLDVVIERISGSLVPPEQSLEPVLKLAIVGRPNAGKSSLVNKLLGKNRMIVHHEPGTTRDAIDTEMLYKDKRIVLIDTAGLRKRSHVREDMEYYSNLRAIQSIERCDICVLVVDVKNKIGVQDLRIVKKIQEMRKGMLLAWNKWDTVEKDHKTFDQLVAATREEFMELRYIPMVSISALTGQRVTAVIDTALEIKERLKTRVPSAEFENRVFSWVRSHPHPAIPENPVRFLGAKQVDAPYPLFKFFVTNPKQISPAYIRYLSNKIYETYNFEGCPLILEFRPIAKAKHRGSAGQTETREEV